A DNA window from Plasmodium vinckei vinckei genome assembly, chromosome: PVVCY_02 contains the following coding sequences:
- a CDS encoding phosphatidylinositol-4-phosphate 5-kinase, putative yields MKCGNVNVRNALECNLKKKIKEKTRLTDHEIVIIYKRFYSICPNGQLNYKEFEKSLGILGTIKDAYLYKCIFKAFDLNNDGYIDIYEFCVAINIMLKGSKRDKLKLSYRIILSGASVKLEGSKEGENGKDDKEDKNYSEYITYEDFERIILSIKDIKKQLLGAEEEIVISHVKYTFKSLSILCDDGKYRMDLKCYKRAMKCHEFLKFIGIHTKVADTFIKNNELIIKKKKQKQKKYKNDSGKKVLSHLKKSYSESTSTRLSLLRGTTSLFIKKKKQKKKKNYDKKLASLYSFQGKEDHNGSKISMFENKSNNLGTSMDRNYSNTFKTHDILLNSNDESSYLHNISTKYNSTFYKNEEKNEDSGRLFECGLNDKDGDQTKPNETTDKKGGQIGKDLKSLGKHIAENVGIPSDKMYSALYKENEMNHAKNNEQWKREELKSYTHSNSEIPKTAQSFVNNNYNNLFQNDKEEENKMDNDKGESKFIDLKSKIFDFEKKKDNKKYIDMCNKYINKYKEYVKKVEEKEVIENINDGDKAKIENNNEEKYYEQTNKWDYFDSIDSENNSSVYDNDKEEGIDAGSIASSGSSDSRISDKGDGMVELIENQGSKSDGYLSQESNPKDENNSGKYLLEKYIQYQNFVKENEDIKLLINRTNKDTKNLELSQDILDKKFFIPGTKSQHFVINNNLTKDELLYHIRKILINVEECLKNDKDSKNENYDKIFFMFFYIFIYNNTNEEDVKPNTIEHKHVNSRDKRIKKYKSILLAVSIIRYFLHTITISQKYYCSSYDSIDDYNNNNRGTNNVSNSNNEINIILNQTSEMLGKYAKGKFQNKKIYINKSNYYNSSKKRKLSVSIRHKKKKKSPKLFAVYFGHERWDLVMNMMIGIRICAIKKFNIDNILNYYRHTDVIQLSTSSPYQKVLFKNYSPIIFKNIRKFFGIKSREYITSVGPEQVISNMVLGNLSTLSELLSEGKSGSLFYFTSNGKYIIKTVNKGIHKLSKKLLPRYYKYIQKNPDSLLTRMYGIHSIKYQNSASKTIKKIYFIVMNNFFSSAVEIHRRYDIKGSLIGRTVPPEKREDHTIALKDADIDELGDIINIGPEYKEKLLNILKSDANFLKENLLLDYSLLFGIHYKELSRDVVCWDKKKTNEIRHVYDEFGLCVAAKPFHQWDHGGMINIDNNRIFFFGIIDIFTKWNLKKKVEHTLRTIQKFDRKNISCIPPKAYAKRFVTFIEKHME; encoded by the exons ATGAAATGTGGCAATGTAAATGTGCGGAACGCATTGGAAtgcaatttaaaaaaaaaaataaaagaaaagacCAGATTAACAGATCACGaaattgtaataatatataaaagattTTATTCAATATGTCCCAATGGtcaattaaattataaagagTTTGAAAAAAGTTTAGGAATTCTTGGAACAATTAAAGATGCTTAtctatataaatgtatttttaaagcTTTTGATTTAAACAATGATGGGTATATTGATATTTACGAATTTTGTGTagcaataaatattatgttaAAAGGAAGTAAACGTGATAAGTTGAAATTGTCTTATCGAATAATTTTATCAGGTGCGTCAGTCAAATTGGAGGGCTCAAAAGAGGGTGAAAATGGGAAAGATGATAAAGAAGATAAGAACTACTCGGAGTATATAACTTATGAAGACTTTGAACGTATTATTCTAAGCattaaagatataaaaaagcaaTTGCTAGGAGCTGAAGAAGAAATAGTAATAAGCCATGTCAAATATACTTTTAAATCTTTGAGTATATTATGTGATGATGGGAAATATAGAATGGatttaaaatgttataaaagAGCAATGAAGTGTCATgaatttttgaaatttaTTGGGATCCATACAAAAGTTGCAGATAcctttataaaaaataatgaattaattataaaaaaaaaaaaacaaaaacaaaaaaaatataaaaatgattctggaaaaaaagtattgagtcatttaaaaaaatcttATTCTGAATCTACGAGTACAAGATTATCTCTTTTAAGGGGTACTACAAgtttgtttataaaaaaaaaaaaacaaaaaaaaaaaaaaaattatgataaaaaattagcTAGCTTATATTCTTTTCAAGGGAAAGAAGATCATAATGGAAGTAAAATAAGTATGTTTGAAAATAAGAGTAATAATTTGGGGACTAGTATGGATAGAAATTATAGTAACACTTTTAAAACACATgacattttattaaattcaaATGATGAGAGTTCTTATTTACACAATATTTCTACAAAGTACAATTcaacattttataaaaatgaagaaaagaATGAGGATAGTGGTAGACTGTTTGAATGTGGATTGAATGATAAAGATGGGGATCAAACAAAACCGAATGAAACAACAGATAAAAAAGGTGGACAAATTGGAAAggatttaaaaagtttagGGAAGCATATTGCAGAAAATGTTGGGATCCCATCAGATAAAATGTATTCCGCTCTAtacaaagaaaatgaaatgaaCCAtgctaaaaataatgagcAATGGAAGAGAGAGGAGTTGAAAAGTTATACACATTCAAACAGTGAAATACCAAAGACTGCTCAATcttttgtaaataataattataataatttatttcaaaatgataaagaggaagaaaataaaatggataaTGATAAAGGGGAATCCAAATTTATTGATTTGAAATCCaaaatatttgattttgaaaaaaaaaaagacaataaaaagtatattgatatgtgtaataaatatataaataaatataaagaatatgtaaaaaaggtagaagaaaaagaagtaattgaaaatataaacgaTGGTGATAAAGCAAagattgaaaataataatgaagagAAATATTATGAGCAAACTAATAAATGGGATTATTTTGATAGTATAGATtcagaaaataatagtagTGTATATGATAATGATAAAGAGGAAGGTATTGATGCGGGAAGTATTGCAAGTAGTGGTAGTAGTGACAGTAGAATAAGTGACAAGGGTGATGGAATGGTAGAACTTATTGAAAATCAAGGAAGTAAAAGTGATGGATATTTATCTCAAGAAAGTAATCCAAAAGACGAAAATAATTctggaaaatatttacttgaaaaatatatacaatatcaaaattttgtaaaagaaaatgaagatataaaacttttaataaatagaacaaataaagatacaaaaaatttagaaTTAAGCCAAGATATTttagataaaaaattttttattccagGTACTAAATCACAACATTTtgtaattaataataatctgACAAAAGATGAActtttatatcatattagaaaaatattaataaatgtagAAGAATGTTTAAAGAATGATAAGGAtagtaaaaatgaaaattatgataaaatattttttatgtttttttacatttttatatataataatactaaTGAAGAAGATGTAAAACCTAACACTATAGAACATAAGCATGTAAATTCACGAGATAAacgtataaaaaaatataaaagtatCTTACTAGCTGTTTCTATAAttagatattttttacatacaATCACAATTTcccaaaaatattattgctCGTCATATGATTCCATCGAcgattataataataataatagagGTACAAATAATGTATCAAATTCAAacaatgaaataaatattattttaaatcaaACTAGTGAGATGCTAGGAAAATATGCTAAAGGgaaatttcaaaataaaaaaatttatattaataaatctaattattataactcttcgaaaaaaagaaaattatctGTATCAATAcgtcataaaaaaaaaaaaaaatctcCAAAACTTTTTGCAGTATATTTTGGTCATGAAAGATGGGATTTAGTTATGAATATGATGATAGGTATACGTATATGTgcgataaaaaaatttaatattgataatatattaaattattatcgaCATACTGATGTTATACAACTATCTACTTCAAGCCCATATCAAaaagttttatttaaaaattattcaccaattatatttaaaaatattcgaAAATTCTTTGGTATAAAATCTAgagaatatataacatCAGTGGGACCTGAACAAGTCATAAGTAATATGGTTTTAGGGAACCTTTCAACTCTCAGTGAGCTTTTATCTGAGGGAAAGAGTGGTTCTCTCTTTTACTTCACCAGTAATGGGAAGTACATAATTAAAACG GTAAACAAGGGAATCCATAAATTGTCAAAAAAACTTCTTCCACGATACTACAAGTACATCCAGAAAAACCCAGACTCTCTTTTAACTCGTATGTACGGAATTCACAGCATAAAATACCAGAACAGCGCATCGA AAAcgataaaaaagatatactTCATCGTAATgaataactttttttcatctGCGGTTGAAATACATAGAAGATATGACATAAAGGGAAGTTTAATTGGGAGAACAGTACCTCCTGAAAAAAGAGAAGATCATACGATAGCATTGAAAGATGCTGATATTGATGAATTAGgggatattataaatataggacctgaatataaagaaaaattgttaaacattttaaagTCCGATGCAAATTTtctaaaagaaaatttgcTTTTAGATTATTCTTTATTGTTTGGTATACATTATAAAGAACTGTCACGAGATGTTGTATGTTgggacaaaaaaaaaacaaatgaaattCGTCATGTTTATGATGAGTTTGGATTGTGTGTAGCAGCAAAGCCATTTCATCAG TGGGACCATGGAGGCATGATCAATATCGACAATAACCggattttcttttttggaataattgatatttttacaaagtGGAA cttgaaaaaaaaagtggaACATACCCTTAGAACGATACA aaaatttGATAGAAAGAATATTTCCTGCATTCCACCAAAGGCCTATGCAA AACGATTTGTAACGTTTATAGAAAAACATATGGAATga